A single window of Papio anubis isolate 15944 chromosome 8, Panubis1.0, whole genome shotgun sequence DNA harbors:
- the EMC2 gene encoding ER membrane protein complex subunit 2 isoform X3 — MAKVSELYDVTWEEMRDKMRKWREENSRNSEQIVEVGEELINEYASKLGDDIWIIYEQVMIAALDYGRDDLALFCLQELRRQFPGSHRVKRLTGMRFEAMERYDDAVQLYDRILQEDPTNTAARKRKIAIRKAQGKNVEAIRELNEYLEQFVGDQEAWHELAELYINEHEIESDSYARFLVHEYLTLFSYYKQLMRNRMKTFVCCLWSIYIM, encoded by the exons ATGGCGAAGGTCTCAGAGCTTTACGATGTCACTTGGGAAG AAATGcgagataaaatgagaaaatggagagaagaaaactCACGAAATAGTGAGCAAATTGTAGAAGTTGGAGAagaattaattaatgaatatgCTTCTAAGCTGGGAGATGATA TTTGGATCATATATGAACAGGTGATGATTGCAGCACTAGACTATGGTCGGGATGACTTGGCATTG ttttgtcttcAAGAGCTAAGAAGACAGTTCCCTGGCAGTCACAGAGTCAAGCGATTAACAGGCATGAGATTTGAAGCCATGGAAAG atatGATGATGCTGTACAGCTATATGATAGGATTTTACAAGAAGATCCAACTAACACT GCTGCAAGAAAGCGTAAGATTGCCATTCGAAAAGCCCAGGGGAAAAATGTGGAGGCCATTCGGGAACTGAATGAGTATCTGGAACA ATTTGTTGGAGACCAAGAAGCCTGGCATGAACTTGCAGAACTTTACATCAATGAACATGA aATAGAATCAGATTCTTATGCACGTTTTCTTGTGCATGAATATTTAACCTTGTTCTCATACTACAAACAACTGATGAGAAATAGAATGAAGACATTTGTCTGTTGTCTGTGGtctatatatataatgtga